In Arthrobacter sp. SLBN-83, one DNA window encodes the following:
- a CDS encoding 3-deoxy-7-phosphoheptulonate synthase, whose amino-acid sequence MSTATASAPATETKSTSNLRVSEFTPLPTPSDLLADLPLDARAAAVVERGRDEVRAIMDGVDDRLLVIVGPCSIHDPKAGLEYARRLVSQAEKHKEDLLIVMRTYFEKPRTTVGWKGLINDPRLDGSHDMVTGLRTARQFLQQVTALGLPTATEFLEPISPQYMADLISWGAIGARTTESQIHRQLASGLSMPIGFKNGTDGGLQVAIDACGAAAAAQAFLGIDGEGRAALVATAGNPDTHVILRGGRKGPNYSAADVERASSELAGKGLNPRLIVDASHANSGKSHHRQAEVALEIGAQLEDGGTAARAVAGVMLESFLVGGAQNLDVAEHAAGRSELVYGQSVTDACMDWDVSASVLEQLAASARKRRQAK is encoded by the coding sequence ATGAGCACCGCAACAGCATCAGCCCCCGCCACCGAGACCAAGTCCACGTCGAACCTGCGGGTCAGCGAATTCACCCCGCTGCCCACCCCCTCCGACCTCCTCGCAGACCTGCCCCTGGACGCCCGGGCAGCTGCCGTCGTCGAACGCGGACGCGATGAGGTCCGCGCCATCATGGACGGCGTGGACGACCGTTTGCTGGTCATCGTGGGTCCCTGTTCCATCCACGACCCCAAGGCAGGGCTGGAGTACGCCCGCCGGCTGGTCAGCCAGGCCGAAAAGCACAAGGAAGACCTGCTGATCGTCATGCGGACCTACTTCGAAAAGCCGCGCACCACGGTGGGCTGGAAGGGCCTGATCAACGATCCCCGGCTGGATGGCAGCCACGACATGGTCACCGGCCTCCGCACTGCCCGGCAGTTCCTGCAGCAGGTCACCGCCCTGGGCCTGCCCACCGCCACCGAATTCCTGGAGCCAATCAGCCCCCAGTACATGGCTGACCTCATCTCCTGGGGCGCCATCGGTGCCCGCACCACCGAAAGCCAGATCCACCGGCAGCTTGCCTCCGGCCTGTCCATGCCCATCGGCTTCAAGAACGGGACCGACGGCGGCCTGCAAGTTGCCATCGACGCCTGCGGGGCCGCGGCGGCGGCCCAGGCGTTCCTGGGGATTGACGGCGAGGGCCGGGCGGCACTGGTGGCGACGGCCGGGAACCCGGACACCCACGTCATCCTCCGCGGCGGCCGCAAGGGGCCCAATTACTCAGCGGCCGACGTCGAACGTGCCTCCAGCGAGCTGGCGGGCAAGGGACTGAACCCGCGCCTCATCGTCGACGCCAGCCATGCCAACAGCGGCAAGAGCCACCACCGGCAGGCCGAGGTGGCGCTGGAGATCGGCGCGCAGCTGGAGGACGGCGGGACGGCGGCGCGCGCCGTGGCAGGCGTCATGCTGGAAAGCTTCCTGGTGGGCGGGGCCCAGAACCTGGACGTCGCGGAACACGCAGCAGGGCGCTCTGAACTGGTCTACGGCCAAAGCGTCACGGATGCCTGCATGGACTGGGATGTTTCCGCGTCCGTCCTGGAGCAGCTGGCGGCATCGGCGCGGAAGCGGAGGCAGGCCAAATAG
- a CDS encoding helix-turn-helix domain-containing protein, producing MSAEQNFSNAKFLTVAEVAEVMRVSKMTVYRLVHSGEMPAVRFGRSYRVPENAVEQYLKGAVVDGHTETA from the coding sequence ATGTCGGCAGAACAGAACTTCTCCAACGCGAAGTTCCTGACCGTGGCTGAAGTGGCCGAGGTCATGCGCGTCTCCAAAATGACTGTCTACCGGCTGGTGCACTCCGGCGAAATGCCGGCGGTACGCTTCGGCCGCTCCTACCGGGTCCCCGAAAACGCCGTTGAACAGTACCTCAAGGGTGCTGTCGTGGACGGCCACACCGAGACCGCCTGA
- a CDS encoding 30S ribosomal protein bS22 yields MGSVIKKRRKRMAKKKHRKLLRKTRHQRRNKK; encoded by the coding sequence GTGGGTTCAGTTATTAAGAAGCGTCGCAAGCGTATGGCCAAGAAGAAGCACCGCAAGCTGCTTCGCAAGACCCGTCACCAGCGCCGCAACAAGAAGTAG
- a CDS encoding HAD family hydrolase has translation MPEEKYVAVVTRPVAEPQPGEAAFFDVDNTLMRGASLFHVARKMHQRGAFTLAQAAGFAWKQFKFVARGENIDDVHAVRDSALTLAAGITVDDIKALGEEVYDEMIASRIWPGAKALAEQHLRVGRRVWLVTATPIEVATVISTRLGLTGALGTVGEVSDGMYTGRLVGDILHGSAKAVAVQTIADEEGLDLKRCWAYSDSYNDVPLLSLVGHPVAINPDAKLRRHARDRNWPVYDFRAGRRAATFGLKAATFGGAIYGLWKGFARMRGPRA, from the coding sequence ATGCCCGAGGAGAAATACGTCGCCGTAGTCACGCGCCCGGTTGCCGAGCCGCAGCCAGGCGAAGCGGCGTTCTTCGACGTGGACAACACCCTGATGCGCGGAGCCAGCCTCTTCCATGTGGCGCGGAAGATGCACCAGCGCGGAGCGTTCACCCTGGCCCAGGCCGCCGGCTTCGCGTGGAAGCAGTTCAAGTTCGTGGCGCGCGGGGAAAACATCGACGATGTCCATGCCGTGCGGGATTCTGCCCTGACACTGGCCGCAGGGATCACCGTTGACGACATCAAGGCGCTGGGCGAAGAGGTCTATGACGAAATGATTGCGTCGCGGATCTGGCCCGGGGCCAAGGCACTGGCGGAACAGCACCTCAGGGTGGGCCGCCGCGTCTGGCTGGTGACGGCCACACCCATCGAGGTGGCCACCGTGATCTCCACCCGCCTGGGACTGACCGGAGCGTTGGGGACGGTGGGCGAGGTGTCGGACGGCATGTACACCGGCCGGCTGGTGGGCGACATCCTGCACGGCTCAGCCAAGGCCGTGGCTGTCCAGACCATTGCCGACGAGGAAGGCCTGGACCTCAAGCGTTGCTGGGCCTACAGCGACTCCTACAATGACGTCCCGCTGCTGTCGCTGGTGGGGCACCCCGTTGCCATCAACCCGGACGCCAAGCTGCGCCGCCACGCCCGCGACCGCAACTGGCCGGTCTACGACTTCCGCGCCGGCCGCCGGGCTGCCACCTTCGGCCTCAAGGCAGCCACTTTTGGCGGTGCCATATACGGCCTCTGGAAGGGCTTCGCCCGGATGCGCGGCCCGCGGGCCTAG
- a CDS encoding glutaredoxin family protein, translated as MATPRVVLVTKADCHLCEDARDAVSRVTASLGLTWSEELVDNQPELRERYAEEIPVVLVDGVQRDFWKIDETRLERVLQRAMAQ; from the coding sequence ATGGCTACACCCCGCGTCGTCCTGGTCACCAAAGCTGACTGCCACCTTTGCGAAGACGCGCGCGACGCCGTCAGCCGGGTTACTGCCTCATTGGGCCTCACGTGGAGCGAAGAGTTGGTGGACAACCAACCCGAGCTGCGCGAGCGCTACGCCGAGGAGATCCCGGTGGTGTTGGTGGACGGCGTGCAGCGCGACTTCTGGAAGATCGACGAAACCCGGCTGGAACGCGTGCTGCAGCGCGCCATGGCCCAGTAG
- a CDS encoding redox-sensing transcriptional repressor Rex has translation MTSLDSTPQPLPDLPDATGTPPKQIPPAAVARLTLYLRALNTLLAEGVERVSSESLAEASGVSSSTLRKDLSYVGSYGTRGVGYEVQYLSRHIAAALGLTHDWKVAIVGAGNLGKALARYGGFESRGFDVVAIFDADQMVVGSEVGWLRVSDVADLETVLHRTGANMVVLALPAAVAQGVCDRVVAAGVHSVLSFAPVMLQVPDGVNLRKVDMATELQILAYHAQRAQTPGQTA, from the coding sequence GTGACCTCCCTGGACTCAACGCCGCAGCCCCTCCCGGACCTTCCGGACGCCACGGGCACCCCGCCCAAGCAGATACCGCCTGCCGCCGTAGCCCGGCTGACGCTCTACCTCCGTGCCCTGAACACCCTGCTCGCGGAGGGCGTGGAGCGCGTCTCCTCCGAATCGCTGGCGGAGGCCTCCGGCGTCAGTTCCTCAACCCTGCGCAAGGACCTCTCCTACGTGGGATCGTACGGAACCAGGGGCGTGGGCTACGAGGTGCAGTACCTCAGCCGCCATATCGCCGCCGCACTTGGACTGACGCACGACTGGAAAGTGGCCATTGTCGGGGCCGGCAACCTGGGCAAGGCCCTGGCCCGGTACGGCGGCTTCGAGTCCCGAGGGTTCGACGTCGTGGCCATTTTCGACGCCGACCAGATGGTGGTGGGCAGCGAAGTGGGATGGCTGCGGGTCAGCGACGTGGCGGACCTCGAAACAGTCCTGCATCGGACCGGGGCCAACATGGTGGTGCTCGCGCTTCCGGCCGCCGTGGCCCAGGGCGTCTGTGACCGGGTGGTGGCGGCGGGCGTGCACAGTGTCCTGAGTTTCGCGCCGGTGATGCTGCAGGTTCCCGACGGCGTCAACCTGCGCAAGGTGGACATGGCCACCGAACTCCAGATCCTGGCCTATCACGCCCAGCGGGCACAGACACCCGGCCAGACGGCCTAG
- a CDS encoding YceI family protein: protein MALPADVTTGTWTLDNSHSEIGFTVRHAGISKVRGQFTEAAATLDLAEDVADSKINATIKTASFDSGDANRDGHVKGGDFFDVEKFPEISFVSNGLVAKGNSYELTGDLTIKGVTRPVTLETEFNGVAVDPFGNTRAGVSAETTISRKDFGLTWNAVLETGGVLVSDKVAINLELAFIAPAA, encoded by the coding sequence ATGGCACTTCCCGCAGACGTCACCACCGGCACCTGGACCCTGGACAACTCCCACAGCGAGATCGGTTTCACCGTCCGCCACGCGGGCATCAGCAAGGTCCGCGGCCAGTTCACCGAAGCCGCCGCCACCCTGGACCTGGCCGAGGATGTGGCGGATTCCAAGATCAACGCCACCATCAAGACCGCCAGCTTCGACTCCGGCGACGCCAACCGCGACGGCCACGTCAAGGGCGGGGATTTCTTCGACGTTGAGAAATTCCCCGAGATCTCCTTCGTCTCCAACGGCCTGGTGGCCAAGGGCAACAGCTACGAACTCACCGGCGACCTGACCATCAAGGGCGTTACCCGTCCCGTGACCCTGGAAACCGAGTTCAACGGCGTGGCCGTGGACCCGTTCGGAAACACCCGCGCCGGCGTCTCCGCCGAGACCACCATCAGCCGCAAGGACTTCGGCCTGACCTGGAACGCCGTCCTGGAAACCGGCGGCGTGCTGGTCAGCGACAAGGTGGCCATCAACCTGGAGCTCGCCTTCATCGCTCCCGCAGCCTAA
- a CDS encoding histidine phosphatase family protein, which produces MPQATVHLLRHGEVHNPDGVLYGRLPDFHLSELGQEMARMLAEHFRQRAERGARITYLAASPLERAQETARPTSEALQLRIHTDARIIEAENYFEGMKVTKGELRRPRHWPHLVNPLRPSWGEPYKQQAARVAAAAQDARRKAIELAAGDFGTEGPEAILVSHQLPIWATRLSAEGRPLWHDPRKRECTLTSVTSLVFDDAGSLLRVEYSEPAASLLPGAASTPGA; this is translated from the coding sequence ATGCCCCAAGCCACTGTCCATCTGCTCCGCCACGGCGAGGTCCATAATCCCGACGGCGTTCTCTATGGGCGGCTCCCCGATTTCCACCTTTCCGAGCTGGGCCAGGAGATGGCCCGGATGCTTGCGGAGCACTTCCGGCAGCGCGCTGAGCGCGGGGCCCGCATCACCTACCTGGCTGCCTCCCCGCTTGAGCGTGCGCAGGAAACTGCACGGCCGACGTCGGAAGCCCTGCAGCTGCGCATCCACACGGACGCGCGGATCATCGAAGCCGAAAACTACTTCGAGGGCATGAAGGTCACCAAGGGCGAACTGCGCCGGCCCCGGCACTGGCCCCACCTGGTCAACCCCCTGCGCCCGTCCTGGGGCGAGCCGTACAAGCAGCAGGCGGCACGGGTGGCAGCCGCCGCGCAGGACGCGCGCCGGAAGGCCATCGAACTCGCAGCGGGCGATTTCGGCACCGAAGGCCCCGAGGCCATCCTGGTCAGCCACCAGCTGCCCATCTGGGCCACCCGGCTGAGCGCGGAAGGGCGGCCCCTGTGGCACGATCCTCGCAAGCGCGAGTGCACCCTGACCTCCGTCACGTCTCTGGTGTTCGACGACGCCGGATCGCTGCTCCGGGTGGAGTACAGCGAACCCGCAGCATCCCTTCTTCCCGGTGCCGCCAGCACCCCTGGAGCCTAG
- a CDS encoding TlpA family protein disulfide reductase, with the protein MALTALTLGLSGCAQEDALAKQAKAGDNKNYVAGDGSVTEFAAADRKEAVQIQGALFNGTAVTPADFQGKVSVLNFWFAACAPCRVEAPLLEALHQEFKDQGVQFFGVNLRDEKPTAEAFEKTFNLTYPSFNDKDGGVLLSVSGLVPPGAVPTTLVLDKQGRVASRVLGEIEKGTLKALITAAVAE; encoded by the coding sequence ATGGCCCTGACCGCGCTGACCCTTGGCCTGTCCGGCTGCGCGCAGGAGGACGCCCTGGCCAAGCAGGCCAAGGCGGGGGACAACAAGAACTATGTTGCCGGTGACGGCTCCGTCACCGAGTTTGCCGCCGCGGACCGCAAGGAGGCTGTGCAGATCCAGGGTGCCCTCTTCAACGGCACCGCCGTCACCCCGGCCGACTTCCAGGGCAAGGTGAGCGTCCTGAACTTCTGGTTCGCAGCCTGCGCCCCCTGCCGGGTGGAAGCGCCGCTCCTGGAGGCGCTGCACCAGGAGTTCAAGGACCAGGGCGTCCAGTTCTTCGGCGTCAACCTCCGCGACGAGAAGCCCACGGCCGAGGCGTTCGAGAAGACCTTCAACCTGACCTACCCCAGCTTTAACGACAAGGACGGCGGCGTCCTGCTGTCCGTGTCCGGCCTGGTGCCGCCCGGAGCCGTGCCCACCACGCTGGTCCTGGACAAGCAGGGACGGGTGGCCTCCCGCGTCCTCGGCGAGATCGAGAAGGGCACCCTGAAGGCCCTCATCACCGCCGCCGTGGCGGAATAG
- a CDS encoding cytochrome c biogenesis CcdA family protein has translation MNSPFAEAILSGSLLLAIPVALLAGLVSFLSPCVLPLVPGYLGYVTGLSGVDLQKQKRGRMLAGIGLFVLGFSVIFVLLGGAFGQLGTLITGSQNAWITQLLGILVVIMGIVFMGGFSWLQRDAKIHAKPPAGLWGAPLLGLTFGLGWAPCIGPTYSAVQLLSLSGGSSAAKGAFLAFVYSLGLGIPFLLIALALRRGMGVMAFFRKHRLAIQRTGGGILVVLGLLMATGVWGAWVTGLQYWFQTDVKLPI, from the coding sequence GTGAACAGCCCCTTCGCCGAAGCCATCCTCAGCGGCTCCCTCCTGCTGGCCATCCCGGTGGCGCTGCTCGCCGGACTGGTCTCCTTCCTTTCGCCCTGCGTCCTTCCGCTGGTCCCCGGCTACCTGGGATACGTGACGGGCCTGAGCGGCGTGGACCTGCAAAAGCAAAAGCGCGGCCGGATGCTGGCCGGCATTGGATTGTTCGTCCTGGGCTTCTCCGTGATCTTCGTCCTGCTGGGCGGCGCGTTCGGCCAGCTGGGCACCCTTATCACCGGCAGCCAAAACGCCTGGATCACCCAGCTCCTGGGCATCCTGGTGGTCATCATGGGCATCGTGTTCATGGGCGGCTTCAGCTGGCTTCAGCGGGATGCAAAAATCCACGCCAAGCCGCCGGCCGGTCTCTGGGGCGCACCGCTGCTGGGCCTGACCTTCGGGCTGGGCTGGGCGCCGTGCATCGGCCCCACCTACTCAGCCGTGCAGCTGCTGAGCCTCTCCGGCGGATCCTCAGCCGCCAAGGGCGCGTTCCTGGCATTTGTGTACAGCCTGGGGCTGGGCATTCCGTTCCTGCTGATCGCCCTGGCCCTGCGCCGGGGAATGGGCGTGATGGCGTTCTTCCGCAAGCACCGGCTGGCCATCCAGCGGACCGGCGGCGGAATCCTGGTGGTCCTGGGGCTGCTGATGGCCACCGGCGTGTGGGGTGCCTGGGTGACCGGGCTGCAGTACTGGTTCCAAACCGACGTGAAGTTGCCGATCTGA
- the resB gene encoding cytochrome c biogenesis protein ResB, whose protein sequence is MSERVKVKKKQSAPVAEAKAQAALPALGLKGMLRWAWTQLTSMRTALFLLLLLAVAAVPGSLFPQRPANPATVTQYIKDHPEYGKLLDSLQLYDVYSSVWFSAIYLLLFISLIGCVVPRAIAHYKAMRSQPPRTPQRLSRLPEYGTMVIPSGAGIPASDAINGAAGLLRKRGYRVEVRDADGALPSLGAERGFLKEVGNLVFHTSLIGVLVSVAAGGLFGYSGQRILVEGDTFVNTLVGYDQFNPGTNFQSSQLQPYSLQLDKFNITFDRESKGKFGQPIDFAATVTTKENPDAPPKQEILKVNDPVSLGGTSIYLTGNGYAPVVTIRDGAGNVAMQGPVVAKLQGQNYYSSVVIKVPDAQPDQLGFVGFFLPTAFVNDKNVSFSADPELFNPQLTLNSYYGDLGLNKGAPQNVFELDVKNLTPLNARNLAAGGITLAPGSTYTLPDGKGSISFDGVKRYIGVDIHHNPGQASALVFALLAVAGLILSLYVNRRRVWVRTGTAADGRTMVEYGLLARGEDHRLAGEAAALRKLFTTEWQLPDDADSEGTASEGTAPSQQTPSRTGDNVAGSVDTAAGSTETAAGSVTTPAGPTGPEKDQ, encoded by the coding sequence ATGAGCGAGCGTGTGAAGGTAAAAAAGAAGCAATCCGCCCCTGTCGCCGAGGCGAAGGCCCAGGCCGCCCTCCCGGCGCTGGGACTCAAGGGCATGCTCCGGTGGGCCTGGACCCAGCTGACCAGCATGCGCACCGCGCTGTTCCTCCTGCTGCTCCTCGCCGTCGCCGCCGTTCCCGGGTCGCTGTTCCCGCAGCGCCCGGCCAACCCGGCCACGGTGACGCAGTACATCAAGGACCACCCGGAGTACGGCAAGCTGCTGGACTCCCTGCAGCTGTACGACGTCTACTCCTCCGTGTGGTTCTCGGCGATCTACCTGCTGCTGTTCATCTCACTGATCGGCTGCGTGGTGCCGCGCGCCATCGCCCATTACAAGGCCATGCGCTCCCAGCCGCCGCGTACTCCGCAGCGCCTGTCCCGGCTGCCGGAATACGGCACCATGGTGATTCCCTCCGGCGCCGGCATCCCGGCGTCGGACGCCATCAACGGTGCCGCGGGGCTGCTGCGCAAGCGCGGCTACCGGGTTGAGGTGCGGGATGCCGACGGCGCCCTGCCGTCCCTGGGTGCCGAGCGCGGCTTCCTGAAAGAAGTGGGCAACCTGGTGTTCCACACCTCGCTCATCGGCGTGCTGGTGTCCGTGGCCGCCGGCGGCCTGTTCGGCTACAGCGGCCAGCGCATCCTGGTGGAAGGCGACACCTTCGTGAACACCCTGGTGGGCTACGACCAGTTCAACCCGGGCACCAACTTCCAGTCCAGCCAGCTGCAGCCGTACTCCCTCCAGCTGGACAAGTTCAACATCACCTTTGACCGTGAGTCCAAGGGCAAGTTCGGCCAGCCCATCGACTTCGCCGCCACCGTCACCACCAAGGAAAACCCGGACGCGCCGCCCAAGCAGGAAATACTGAAGGTCAACGATCCCGTCAGCCTGGGCGGCACCAGCATCTACCTCACCGGCAACGGCTACGCACCGGTGGTGACCATCCGGGACGGGGCCGGAAACGTGGCCATGCAGGGGCCGGTGGTGGCCAAGCTGCAGGGCCAGAACTACTACTCCTCCGTGGTGATCAAGGTTCCGGACGCCCAGCCGGACCAGCTGGGATTCGTGGGCTTCTTCCTCCCCACCGCGTTCGTCAATGACAAGAACGTGTCCTTCAGCGCCGACCCCGAACTGTTCAACCCGCAGCTGACCCTGAACTCGTACTATGGCGACCTGGGCCTGAACAAGGGTGCGCCGCAGAACGTCTTCGAATTGGACGTCAAGAACCTCACCCCGCTCAACGCCAGGAACCTGGCGGCTGGCGGCATCACGCTGGCCCCCGGCTCCACCTACACCCTGCCCGACGGCAAGGGCAGCATCAGCTTCGACGGCGTGAAGCGCTACATCGGCGTGGACATCCACCACAACCCCGGACAAGCCTCCGCCCTGGTGTTCGCCCTGCTGGCCGTGGCCGGGCTGATCCTCTCGCTCTACGTCAACCGTCGCCGCGTCTGGGTGCGCACCGGTACTGCCGCAGACGGCCGCACCATGGTGGAATACGGTCTCCTGGCCCGCGGCGAGGACCACCGCCTGGCCGGGGAAGCAGCGGCGCTCCGTAAGCTGTTCACCACGGAGTGGCAGCTGCCTGACGACGCCGACTCCGAAGGCACCGCGTCTGAAGGCACCGCTCCGTCCCAGCAAACTCCCAGCCGGACAGGCGATAATGTCGCAGGCTCCGTCGATACTGCCGCAGGCTCCACTGAAACTGCCGCCGGCTCCGTCACCACCCCAGCAGGCCCCACAGGGCCCGAAAAGGACCAGTAA
- the ccsB gene encoding c-type cytochrome biogenesis protein CcsB — protein sequence MPFGINETMGQYSELFMLLAAGTYTVAFIAFAWDLAKSSKALRAVDAKAAQAGTTAKVPVAAGVGAGSAGGRLDGPADRAERPSSSAKAGGAGTGGVVTADGDMKYATERRVPARVAVALTILAAVIHGAGVVTRALGAGRVPWGNMYEFLTTGAFLVAAVFLLSLIRRDLRFLGTFVVGLVIIMMVAASVAFWTPVGHLVPALQSYWLVIHVSIAVLSSALFTLTFAMSALQLVQSHRQKTVATDGKDKLGFMRLVPSALSLENLSYRINAIAFIGWTFTLMFGAIWAEKAWGRFWGWDTKEVWTFVIWVVYAGYLHARATRGWTGTRAAWLSIVGYLCVIFNFTIVNTLFNGLHSYSGL from the coding sequence ATGCCATTTGGAATCAACGAAACCATGGGCCAGTACAGCGAACTCTTCATGCTGTTGGCGGCGGGTACCTACACGGTGGCCTTCATCGCCTTCGCCTGGGACCTGGCCAAGAGCAGCAAGGCACTGCGGGCGGTTGACGCCAAGGCCGCCCAGGCCGGGACAACCGCCAAGGTTCCCGTAGCCGCAGGAGTGGGTGCAGGCTCTGCCGGGGGCCGCCTGGACGGGCCCGCCGACCGCGCCGAGCGCCCGTCGTCGTCCGCCAAGGCCGGCGGTGCGGGAACCGGCGGTGTGGTAACGGCCGACGGCGACATGAAGTACGCCACGGAGCGCCGGGTTCCGGCCCGGGTCGCCGTAGCCCTGACCATCCTCGCCGCCGTCATCCACGGCGCCGGCGTGGTCACCCGCGCGCTGGGCGCGGGCCGCGTGCCGTGGGGCAACATGTACGAATTCCTCACCACCGGCGCCTTCCTGGTGGCGGCGGTGTTCCTGCTCTCGCTGATCCGCCGCGACCTCCGCTTCCTGGGCACCTTTGTGGTGGGCCTGGTCATCATCATGATGGTGGCGGCTTCGGTGGCCTTCTGGACCCCCGTGGGCCACTTGGTTCCCGCCCTGCAGAGCTACTGGCTGGTCATCCACGTTTCCATCGCGGTGCTTTCCTCGGCCCTGTTCACCCTGACCTTCGCCATGTCCGCCCTGCAGCTGGTGCAGTCCCACCGGCAGAAGACCGTGGCCACCGACGGCAAGGACAAGCTCGGTTTCATGCGTCTGGTGCCCTCCGCCCTGAGCCTGGAAAACCTGTCCTACCGCATCAACGCCATCGCCTTCATCGGCTGGACCTTCACTCTGATGTTCGGTGCCATCTGGGCCGAGAAGGCCTGGGGCCGGTTCTGGGGCTGGGATACCAAGGAAGTGTGGACGTTCGTTATCTGGGTTGTCTACGCCGGCTACCTGCACGCCCGTGCCACCCGTGGCTGGACCGGAACCCGCGCCGCATGGCTGTCGATCGTGGGCTACCTCTGCGTGATCTTCAACTTCACCATCGTGAACACGTTGTTCAACGGGCTCCACTCCTACTCCGGCCTCTAG